From the Gallaecimonas mangrovi genome, one window contains:
- the zapE gene encoding cell division protein ZapE → MTLSPLQRYQAQLNTPGFAADAAQAAAAKALETLYQQLKEGSASKGLYLWGDVGRGKTMLMDWFYDALPPAQTRRQHFHHFMKWLHQQLNLHSGQQEPLAAIASELSRSCKVLCFDEFFVSDIGDAMLIRRLFESLFAKGLVLVATSNVAIDNLFQQALQRERFLPGIALLKHHCQALHLEGGADHRLRHLSVIKTCFRPGEEDFTELFSRLEPRPQQRQHVQLCGRTLDAIKCGEQTVWMDFQVLCNGPRSALDYIDLASQFRQVLVTGVPLLGGRAHEWIKARGTEDGVVATETGERHIIYAEGDDPARRFISLVDELYDQGVALYLETQLPPAELYQGDTLNFEYRRTLSRLTEMQSAQYLENGLA, encoded by the coding sequence ATGACCTTATCACCCCTTCAGCGCTATCAGGCCCAACTCAACACCCCCGGTTTTGCTGCCGATGCGGCGCAAGCGGCGGCAGCAAAGGCGCTCGAAACACTCTACCAGCAGCTAAAAGAGGGCAGCGCTAGCAAGGGGCTTTATCTTTGGGGTGATGTGGGCCGCGGCAAAACCATGTTGATGGACTGGTTTTATGACGCCCTGCCCCCAGCGCAAACTCGCCGCCAGCACTTTCACCACTTTATGAAGTGGCTGCATCAGCAGCTTAACCTGCACAGTGGCCAGCAAGAGCCGCTGGCAGCCATTGCCAGCGAGCTTAGCCGCAGCTGTAAGGTATTGTGCTTTGATGAGTTTTTTGTTTCAGACATCGGCGATGCCATGCTCATTCGCCGCCTGTTTGAGAGCCTTTTTGCTAAGGGCCTGGTGCTGGTGGCTACCTCTAATGTGGCTATCGATAACCTGTTCCAGCAGGCCCTGCAGCGAGAACGCTTTTTACCGGGTATTGCCTTACTGAAACACCATTGCCAAGCGCTGCATTTAGAGGGCGGTGCCGACCATCGCTTGCGCCACCTGTCGGTAATAAAAACCTGTTTTCGCCCGGGCGAAGAGGATTTTACGGAGCTATTTTCTCGCCTTGAGCCAAGGCCTCAGCAGCGCCAGCATGTGCAGCTTTGCGGCCGTACCTTAGACGCGATTAAGTGCGGTGAACAAACGGTGTGGATGGACTTTCAGGTACTGTGCAATGGCCCGCGTTCAGCCCTTGATTACATCGATTTGGCCAGCCAGTTTCGCCAGGTATTAGTCACTGGCGTGCCCTTACTCGGCGGCCGCGCCCATGAATGGATCAAGGCCCGCGGCACCGAAGATGGCGTTGTTGCCACCGAAACCGGCGAGCGGCACATTATTTATGCCGAAGGGGACGACCCGGCGCGGCGTTTTATCAGCTTGGTCGACGAGCTGTATGACCAAGGCGTAGCGCTGTATTTGGAAACGCAACTACCGCCAGCCGAACTCTACCAAGGCGATACCCTTAATTTTGAGTATCGCCGCACCCTAAGCCGGCTAACCGAAATGCAGTCTGCCCAATACTTAGAGAATGGCCTGGCTTAA
- the zapE gene encoding cell division protein ZapE: protein MKLSLKKPYFDFCQRQDFVADPAQLAAIDAFDALLKKLDKKKATANGLYLWGDVGRGKTMLMDLFFQILPEPRKRRLHFNHFMKWLYGEMKAEANRPDALAYIAKSLRQRCRVLCFDEFFITDIGDAMLIQRLLHFLFAEGVVLVITSNKAPGELFQNHFQRDRFAPGIALIKQHCQVLHLDGQQDHRQRPLDSVQTCFCHGEQDFAALFAKLAPAPSMEALTLGGQPLASLGHGAKIGWFSFEALCNQPFSAQDYIELANRFEVLLISQVPYLGGSARDWLKSQGPAFTEPFPAWPHHALGDDPARRLLNLVDECYDRRLTLYLETLAPLNELYRGGVLAFEYQRTLSRLTEMQSAQYLRQ from the coding sequence ATGAAGTTGTCGTTAAAAAAGCCGTATTTTGATTTTTGCCAGCGTCAGGACTTTGTTGCCGACCCCGCACAGCTAGCCGCCATTGATGCTTTCGACGCGTTGCTAAAGAAACTGGACAAGAAAAAGGCAACAGCTAACGGCTTATACCTGTGGGGAGACGTGGGCCGCGGCAAAACCATGTTGATGGATTTGTTTTTTCAAATCTTGCCAGAGCCACGTAAACGGCGGCTGCATTTCAATCACTTTATGAAATGGCTTTATGGCGAAATGAAGGCCGAGGCAAACCGCCCCGATGCCCTGGCCTATATTGCAAAAAGCCTAAGACAGCGCTGTAGGGTGCTGTGTTTCGATGAGTTTTTTATCACCGATATAGGTGATGCCATGCTCATTCAGCGCTTACTGCACTTTTTGTTTGCCGAAGGCGTGGTGCTCGTTATCACATCCAACAAAGCCCCAGGGGAATTGTTCCAAAATCACTTTCAGCGCGACCGTTTCGCCCCGGGTATTGCCCTTATCAAGCAGCATTGCCAAGTGCTGCACCTTGATGGCCAGCAAGACCATCGCCAGCGCCCGCTCGACAGTGTGCAAACCTGTTTTTGTCACGGTGAACAAGACTTCGCGGCGCTCTTTGCCAAGTTAGCACCGGCGCCAAGCATGGAGGCCCTAACATTGGGTGGGCAGCCCCTCGCAAGCCTGGGCCATGGCGCTAAAATCGGTTGGTTTTCCTTTGAGGCGCTATGCAACCAGCCCTTTTCAGCGCAAGACTACATTGAACTTGCCAATCGCTTTGAGGTGCTGCTGATAAGCCAGGTGCCTTACTTGGGTGGTAGTGCCCGCGACTGGCTGAAAAGCCAAGGGCCAGCTTTTACTGAGCCGTTTCCCGCCTGGCCCCACCATGCCTTGGGCGATGACCCGGCCAGGCGGTTATTAAACTTGGTGGATGAATGCTACGACCGGCGCCTGACGCTGTATTTGGAAACCCTGGCGCCGCTAAACGAGCTCTACCGGGGAGGCGTACTGGCCTTTGAATACCAGCGCACCCTAAGCCGGCTTACCGAAATGCAGTCGGCGCAGTATCTGCGGCAATAA